A single region of the Sphingobium sp. EP60837 genome encodes:
- a CDS encoding PIG-L deacetylase family protein, producing MTMIDNIQRAMVIAPHPDDEVLGCGGTIARLVSLGRHVEVVVATRGSAPMFDAEQVEKVQTEARRAHAMLGIARTHFLDFPAAMLDSLPRAELNQGIGTLVAQCRPDALFIPFVGDLHFDHGLIFEAAMVAARPVGAHYPARVLAYETVSETNWAAPYLGPAFQPNLFVDISGHLDRKIEAFSCFASQVRPFPNERSVETLRALAQVRGSCVNREAAEAFVLIREVS from the coding sequence ATGACAATGATAGACAATATTCAGCGCGCCATGGTGATCGCTCCCCACCCGGATGACGAAGTGCTGGGGTGCGGCGGGACGATCGCGCGCCTGGTCTCGCTCGGCCGCCATGTCGAGGTCGTCGTGGCGACACGGGGCAGCGCGCCGATGTTCGATGCTGAACAGGTCGAGAAGGTACAGACTGAGGCGCGGCGGGCACATGCCATGCTGGGCATCGCGCGCACGCATTTTTTGGACTTTCCCGCAGCGATGCTGGATTCCCTACCGCGTGCCGAGCTGAACCAGGGCATCGGCACGCTCGTCGCCCAATGCCGCCCCGACGCCCTGTTCATACCCTTCGTCGGTGATTTGCACTTCGATCATGGGCTGATTTTCGAAGCGGCGATGGTGGCGGCAAGGCCGGTCGGCGCGCACTATCCCGCGCGCGTGCTCGCTTATGAAACCGTGTCGGAGACGAACTGGGCGGCCCCCTATCTAGGGCCAGCATTCCAGCCAAACCTGTTTGTCGATATAAGCGGCCATCTCGATCGCAAGATCGAGGCATTCAGCTGTTTCGCGTCGCAGGTGCGCCCCTTCCCCAACGAACGATCCGTCGAAACATTGCGGGCGCTGGCTCAAGTCCGGGGCAGCTGCGTTAACCGGGAAGCGGCCGAAGCATTCGTCCTGATCCGGGAGGTGTCCTGA
- a CDS encoding methionyl-tRNA formyltransferase, with protein MKAILVGAVESTKIALKCLAASAKWDLAAVFTLPPDLSGRHSDFVDLAEEAARAGTRIVRTANINSDTALQAIREMEPDYIFVIGWSQICGEQFRATASKGVVGYHPAPLPRLRGRAVIPWTILLDEPISASSLFLIDEGVDSGPLLGQRYFHLAPDETAATLYAKHMARLEEMLPMVLEDIASGSPILSIQDERCATYAARRRPEDGLIDWAQPASAVWRCVRACGDPYPGAWTSYGDDRIVIEAAVPIPLHHHAAALAGQIVERGEGGFTVKCGDDQGLLVSRWRTAREKPLPNHAILGRPKAAA; from the coding sequence CGCGGTTGAAAGCACCAAGATCGCCCTCAAATGCCTCGCCGCCTCGGCCAAATGGGATCTGGCTGCCGTCTTCACGCTTCCGCCGGATCTTTCCGGGCGTCATTCCGATTTCGTCGATCTTGCCGAGGAGGCCGCAAGAGCGGGCACGCGGATCGTGCGCACCGCGAACATCAATTCCGATACTGCCCTGCAGGCGATCCGCGAGATGGAGCCGGACTATATTTTCGTCATCGGCTGGTCGCAGATTTGCGGTGAGCAGTTCAGGGCGACGGCAAGCAAAGGTGTGGTGGGCTATCATCCTGCGCCCCTGCCCCGCCTGCGCGGGCGCGCGGTCATCCCCTGGACCATCCTGCTGGACGAGCCCATCTCCGCCTCCTCCCTTTTCCTGATCGACGAAGGCGTGGATAGCGGCCCCCTGCTTGGCCAGCGATATTTCCACCTGGCGCCCGACGAGACGGCGGCGACGCTTTACGCCAAGCATATGGCGCGGTTGGAAGAGATGCTGCCTATGGTGCTGGAGGATATCGCCAGCGGATCCCCGATACTGTCGATCCAAGATGAACGCTGCGCCACCTATGCCGCGCGTAGGCGGCCCGAAGATGGCCTCATCGATTGGGCGCAGCCTGCATCGGCCGTCTGGCGCTGCGTCAGGGCCTGCGGCGATCCCTATCCGGGGGCGTGGACCAGCTATGGCGATGACCGGATCGTCATAGAGGCGGCCGTTCCCATACCGCTCCACCATCATGCCGCAGCATTGGCGGGTCAGATTGTGGAGCGGGGCGAAGGGGGCTTCACCGTGAAATGCGGCGACGATCAGGGGCTGCTTGTATCGCGATGGCGGACGGCTCGAGAAAAGCCCTTGCCTAATCACGCCATATTGGGGCGGCCGAAGGCGGCGGCATGA